The Aphis gossypii isolate Hap1 chromosome 3, ASM2018417v2, whole genome shotgun sequence genome includes a region encoding these proteins:
- the LOC114131581 gene encoding uncharacterized protein LOC114131581 isoform X3 — protein MSDENKKSLPQIAITAYESNEEDIEVTNLLNGANEENNIKMQEPRSISPKPSKHKPRIILKSPITTHLQKSLSPCLSDLNSYTDVEVISDSDDEKYYIRTPNLSPGPIDYFILTDVEDLSEDEGYEKNNKVMDELTDIEHFTDDKGIINEVEHTDTPLESIPNFPQPHREILFHSKDGTISALSPTEESNPIWLKSPNEEVKGFESEEEIITVEEHKDTESCFKNNNTYYHDLDVGVVESIEMVKQDRCKHKYRNRVLASKKNTTPEAECVKKRYRNKNRCNSEIEESFEKRSEENKKKTLSKYMSEPTLCSMTIPKQDQNIQTNKIKNQETNNTFIIHDNRNGFSISIDFQSQNSVLLNVGRDYGNLSMRWFNDGIMTGNETNQNQQQNAKSIDNSERSPELTTNANNLAQQNSIDKIPPIPNPRHSIDSSVTSSLDEDDVNYTTKKQFWEEITKTNQPPLPKPRYSISLPINDSKRSIANNASLELFTKSFGASDNAEVPEMINKPMTSNQTTEKTVVSEFTCQKSELLDEQPHIPQLEEHNDVKETKRLDSETEYIIKYGEESLAFENEGFQEDVFDDKVSTKTEYSQCSNKKKMDTKNRSMSLPSHQAEHISSKKYIQQIKNQMEGIQMEQESSPEHKSLKSTTHQQSPSQEVLINRQIHKHIFSNELDEQIDSLIPEEKYLGLKCEKSISMNSIHLSTDKMSGSTSEKSITKTESAESSVLDDLPEETKLNKVISKQSKDKNSSSLTQDHIDEIPSDTCSFIEEKEKSILHTESIDSSMIDDELHHEIENEKKIYTQNLPDRIIHTPEEHIPDTIWEVTQLGTDEQELENIDIKDQCLFHQNFVQQVDSIESLENTKKEMTGELARSIAEQLINEIEIELTKRHDVLANLHNLMMSPDQFQKLENSGYLDMEGDDLKLKIMESVLAKKSRDQLKSISKHNTITSSIEITDEDLKSSGFEIEYDGLTKSHITENIIPESDYEKSKSNPSNKDQDIFNEYEQSSHNEKEEHYKKTKDNLTIEACIREQQNENDKRIESQQIDYFSSGQVDHKLISHHHNNDTRTDVLENTILNENDQKIETQELGSYYNSNDDNSVHDILNSSKISNTEKGKMVNEHIVENDSRKFHSKECFEVENKQIIHGKSGNSINNEKHVDTLIKDFDDELIKEEQHTEQITDDGLEMCHIDRAEYRATSCILKETVNDYKNEITLIKEFEPCSSKSLTKQLSTESFPSKENSVHSPTSPSSSSIDIREEKRVNFDTVVLRKPDSININKLSTKKPADSSSSDSHYHSFDLTSSSRPCSSDVDGLLAGSSEYESAISVPSNEYHTAISSLSSRESMKSLDSESSGNLASVENSEASETLIASTGDLDFDQEGTNSILEDEDKIEPYEQDIPMHIIRGESLPIIAGSTEMKYSCMYKTQPFSQPAINSEKNMQKMKRSHEMTFHPMPKHITSDSLSDSSSHEEKLFSSEDASMSISSTEGQAIQTVVEAMNGFPESGTCSFSFSDENTKSVETLTVQNEDENYNNDNKCVTILSSSVPTEYGNCQNVCTQMTTKSEEVQKKGHRRNSSSFNKILMEDLETIEKKESIDTDAPKEFTVYNQNSEHNRDTSKIRFENIPSKDIHVLDAEKEIPLIHDKHNFDVHGTIPDKHSFEHIDDIAESDAAFQMVPHVSPAIPASLPPTIPEDPFSEDEDDLIDNSTDTVPNIMITEHMAPLVDRGFHYPDLDLEAKELEIKSSTPQTPASISSKESSDTDQGKEYIINEEYDPHEEPSWTGEEQTVLENVEEIEEKESVSLSESFELVDNVEEKLADSSEDEFVIIEEIGKEAKEEDSEGKAIQIERKTKIIHKNVSSTSSPQHESDSESPGPKSQLELEFTNQKWVELQFEDDNTINEVYGYNIEYERPPLEDIKEEDTDDLQSSKVGSIGSQVSHSIDSVSSMKESFSSTPESKKYLGKSLENDNISVNSLQEFERLEQLVRIESMKAKSSGSLASTTSSSNSRKDDLSLTSLKDFETIEAACFKTELIENKALATEKSLDDEDEMFKINEIIKETEINLEQNEDYSEKHTSEDDNLTSTESLDLKTIVTEMKVSASFEHMPNIGFVDGKQIDYDDCMNSSVSSRGFSSPIMDDHSKESSYRNSLILGSNDSLGPISSTSTNATYHCETGSNMSSSFTSGGSNTMVSSMEGLDKTENKHDWFDEHETFETYKKDSDGTEFTHKIVRLPPEIHKVTAKGPDKEKIIEDFVEYFSPGEFQEDIERTDEHGNIFVTRIVQKRMVFDTEELANKGVSEDELNACLRKLSKDAPSGFEISKKTSTHIAGSSEEITGPSNNDTKKETDDITKPSTSGWSGKSKPKENVSEL, from the exons ATGTcagatgaaaacaaaaaaagcttACCCCAAATTGCAATAACTGCATATGAGTCCAACGAGGAAGACATTGAAGTGACGAATCTATTAAATGGAGCgaatgaagaaaataatattaagatgcAAGAACCACGATCAATTTCTCCTAAACCAAGCAAACATAAACCaagaattatattgaaatcacCCATCACAACACATTTACAAAAGTCACTTTCACCTTGCTTGTCAGATTTGAATAGCTACACAGATGTTGAAGTTATATCAGATTCAGATGatgaaaagtattatattcgaACTCCTAATCTTTCACCAGGACCTATAGATTATTTCATTCTGACAGATGTCGAAGACTTAAGTGAAGATGAAGgatatgaaaaaaacaataaggtTATGGATGAACTTACtgatattgaacattttacagATGATAAGGGAATAATTAATGAAGTTGAACACACAGATACCCCTTTAGAATCAATACCAAATTTTCCACAGCCACATAGAGAAATTTTGTTTCACTCAAAAGATGGAACAATAAGTGCATTATCACCAACGGAAGAATCAAACCCTATTTGGCTCAAATCTCCAAACGAAGAAGTTAAAGGTTTTGAATCCGAAGAAGAAATTATAACAGTTGAAGAACATAAAGATACAGaatcatgttttaaaaataataatacttattatcatGATTTAGATGTAGGTGTAGTGGAATCTATAGAAATGGTTAAACAAGATAgatgtaaacataaatatagaaatcGAGTATTggcatcaaaaaaaaatacaacacctGAAGCAGAATGTGTTAAAAAACGATATCGGAATAAAAATCGGTGTAATTCAGAGATTGAAGAAAGTTTTGAAAAACGTtcagaagaaaataaaaaaaaaacattatcaaaATACATGTCTGAACCCACTCTATGCAGTATGACCATTCCTAAACAAGACCAAAATATTcagacaaataaaattaaaaaccaagaaactaataatacatttataatacatgacaACAGAAATGGTTTTAGTATTTCTATTGACTTTCAAAGCCAGAATTCGGTATTATTAAACGTTGGTAGGGATTACGGAAATTTATCAATGAGATGGTTTAATGATGGAATAATGACAG ggAATGAAACCAATCAAAACCAACAACAAAATGCAAAGTCTATAGATAATTCTG AGCGCAGCCCAGAATTAACAACTAACGCCAACAACTTAGCACAACAAAACTCCATAGATAAAATCCCACCTATACCAAATCCTAGACATTCCATTGACAGTAGTGTTACGTCTTCTTTAGATGAAGATGATGTAAACTAtactacaaaaaaacaattttgggaAGAAATAACCAAAACTAATCAACCTCCTCTACCAAAACCTAGATATAGTATTTCATTGCCAATAAACGATTCAAAAAGATCTATAGCGAACAATGCTTCTTTAGAACTCTTCACAAAATCATTCGGTGCTTCTGATAATGCAGAAGTGCCTGAAATGATCAACAAACCAATGACAAGTAACCAAACTACAGAAAAAACTGTAGTTTCTGAGTTCACTTGTCAGAAATCGGAATTGCTCGATGAACAACCACATATACCACAACTAGAAGAACATAATGATGTTAAAGAAACTAAACGATTAGATTCTGAAactgagtatattattaaatatggagAAGAATCATTAGCTTTTGAAAATGAAGGCTTTCAAGAAGATGTTTTTGATGATAAAGTTTCAACTAAAACAGAATATTCTCAGtgttcgaataaaaaaaaaatggacacAAAAAATAGATCAATGTCATTACCATCTCATCAAGCTGAACATATTTCTTCTAAAAAGTATATTCAGCAAATTAAGAATCAAATGGAAGGTATACAAATGGAACAAGAATCCTCACCTGAACATAAATCTTTGAAATCCACGACACACCAACAATCACCAAGCCAAGAAGTTCTTATTAATCGCCAAattcataaacatattttttctaatgaaTTAGATGAACAAATAGATTCATTAATAccagaagaaaaatatttaggcttaaaatgtgaaaaaagtatttcaatGAACTCAATACATTTGTCAACTGATAAAATGTCCGGGAGTACAAGTGAAAAATCAATTACGAAAACCGAATCTGCTGAATCATCTGTACTTGATGATTTACCGgaagaaacaaaattaaacaaagttatttcaaaacaatcgAAAGACAAAAATTCATCAAGTTTAACTCAGGACCATATAGATGAAATTCCTTCAGACACTTGTTCGTTTAtcgaagaaaaagaaaaatccaTTTTACATACTGAATCAATTGATTCTTCTATGATTGATGACGAATTACATCATGAAatagaaaacgaaaaaaaaatatatacacaaaaccTACCAGATCGTATTATTCACACTCCAGAAGAACACATTCCAGATACAATATGGGAAGTCACTCAGCTCGGAACAGATGAACAAGAATTAGAGAACATCGATATCAAAGATCAATGtctttttcatcaaaattttgTTCAACAAGTTGATTCTATAGAATCTCttgaaaacacaaaaaaagaaatgacTGGAGAACTAGCTAGAAGTATAGctgaacaattaattaatgaaattgaaattgagCTTACAAAACGTCATGATGTGTTGgccaatttacataatttaatgatgtCGCCTGATCAATTTCAAAAACTGGAAAATAGTGGTTATTTAGACATGGAAGGGGAtgatttgaagttaaaaattatggaaTCAGTATTAGCAAAAAAATCCAGGGACCAATTGAAAAGTAtatcaaaacataatacaattacttCAAGCATTGAAATTACAGATGAGGATTTAAAAAGTAGTGGTTTCGAAATCGAATATGATGGATTAACAAAATCACATatcactgaaaatattattccagAAAGTGATTACGAAAAATCTAAATCGAATCCCTCAAATAAAGATCaggatatatttaatgaatatgaaCAATCTTCACATAATGAAAAAGAAGAACATTATAAAAAGACAAAAGATAATTTAACTATCGAAGCTTGTATAAGAGAACAACAAAATGAAAACGATAAACGAATAGAATCTCAacaaatagattatttttcaagtgGACAGGttgatcataaattaatatctcaTCATCACAACAATGATACTAGAACTGATGTTCTTGAAAATACGATACTTAATGAAAATGATCAAAAAATAGAAACACAAGAACTAGGATCATATTACAATTCCAATGATGATAATAGTGTCCACGACATACTTAATTCgagtaaaatatcaaatactgAAAAGGGAAAAATGGTCAATGAACATATTGTAGAAAATGATAGTCGTAAATTTCACTCAAAAGAATGTTTTGAagtagaaaataaacaaattatacacgGGAAGAGTggaaatagtattaataatgaaaaacacgttgatacattaataaaagatTTCGATGATGAACTGATAAAGGAAGAACAGCACACAGAACAAATCACAGATGATGGATTGGAAATGTGTCATATAGACAGAGCAGAATACCGAGCAACATCTTGTATTTTGAAAGAAACAGTGaacgattataaaaatgaaataacattaataaaagaatTCGAGCCATGTTCATCAAAATCATTAACCAAACAACTAAGTACGGAATCTTTTCCTTCAAAAGAAAATTCCGTACATTCACCAACTTCACCATCATCATCTTCAATTGATATTCGTGAAGAAAAACGAGTAAATTTTGATACTGTTGTACTAAGAAAGCCTGAttcaatcaatattaataaactctCAACAAAAAAACCTGCAGATTCCAGTTCAAGTGATAGTCATTATCACTCATTTGATCTCACATCGTCTAGCAGACCGTGTTCGTCAGACGTAGATGGCCTTTTAGCTGGATCTTCTGAGTATGAATCTGCCATTTCAGTACCATCAAATGAGTATCACACAGCAATAAGTTCACTGAGCTCAAGAGAATCAATGAAATCTCTAGACTCAGAAAGTTCTGGAAACCTTGCTTCAGTTGAAAATAGTGAGGCATCTGAGACACTTATTGCATCAACTGGAGATTTAGATTTTGACCAAGAAGGTACAAACTCAATTTTAGAAGATGAAGATAAAATAGAACCATATGAACAAGATATACCAATGCATATAATAAGAGGAGAATCCTTACCAATCATAGCAGGATCGACTGAAATGAAGTAcagttgtatgtataaaactcAACCATTTTCTCAACCAGCTataaatagtgaaaaaaatatgcaaaaaatgaaaagatCACATGAAATGACTTTTCATCCTATGCCAAAACATATAACAAGTGATAGCTTATCTGACTCATCATCGCacgaagaaaaattattttcaagtgaAGATGCCAGTATGAGTATATCAAGTACGGAAGGTCAAGCAATACAAACTGTTGTTGAAGCAATGAATGGATTTCCAGAATCTGGAACATGCAGCTTTAGTTTTAGcgatgaaaatacaaaatctgTTGAAACATTGACTGTACAAAATGAAgatgaaaattataacaatgacAACAAATGTGTAACGATTCTATCATCCTCGGTACCAACAGAATATGGTAATTGCCAAAATGTATGTACTCAAATGACCACAAAGTCAGaagaagtacaaaaaaaaggaCATCGAAGAAATAGTAGTTcatttaataagatattaatggAAGACTTAGAAACaatcgaaaaaaaagaaagtataGATACAGATGCACCCAAAGAATTCACAGTTTATAACCAAAATTCAGAACATAATCGAGATACGTCTAAAATAAGATTTGAAAACATACCATCAAAAGATATACATGTTTTGGATGCAGAAAAAGAAATTCCTTTAATACATGATAAACACAACTTCGATGTACATGGAACTATACCTGATAAGCATAGTTTTGAACATATTGATGATATTGCCGAATCAGATGCCGCTTTTCAAATGGTACCTCATGTATCACCAGCAATACCGGCGTCTTTACCCCCTACAATACCAGAAGATCCCTTTTCAGAAGATGAAGATGATTTAATAGACAATTCTACAGACACTGTtcctaatattatgataacagaACATATGGCTCCTTTGGTTGATAGAGGTTTTCATTATCCCGACTTAGATCTAGAAGCTAAGGAACTAGAAATTAAATCATCAACCCCACAAACCCCTGCATCAATTAGTAGTAAAGAATCATCAGATACAGATCAGGGTaaagaatacataataaatgaagAGTATGACCCACACGAAGAACCTTCATGGACTGGTGAGGAACAAACAGTTCTTGAAAATGTAGAAGAAATAGAAGAAAAAGAATCTGTTTCTTTAAGTGAATCTTTTGAATTAGTTGATAATGTCGAAGAAAAACTAGCAGACAGCTCAGAAGatgaatttgtaattatagaaGAAATCGGAAAAGAAGCTAAAGAAGAAGACTCTGAAGGAAAAGCAATACAAATTgaaagaaaaactaaaataattcataaaaatgtaagcaGTACTAGTTCACCTCAACATGAATCAGACTCCGAAAGTCCAGGACCAAAAAGTCAACTTGAATTAGAatttacaaatcaaaaatGGGTAGAACTTCAATTTGAAGATGACAACACTATAAATGAAGtttatggatataatatagaatatgaaCGACCCCCTCTTGAAGATATCAAAGAAGAGGATACAGATGATCTGCAAAGTAGTAAAGTTGGGAGTATTGGCAGTCAAGTCAGTCATTCAATTGATAGTGTTAGCAGTATGAAAGAATCATTTAGCAGCACTCcagaaagtaaaaaatacttaggaaaatcattagaaaatgataatatatctgtTAATTCCCTACAAGAATTTGAAAGGTTAGAACAGTTGGTAAGAATCGAATCAATGAAAGCTAAATCTTCAGGGTCTTTAGCATCTACTACAAGTTCTTCCAATAGCAGAAAggatgatttatcattaactTCTCTTAAAGATTTTGAAACAATAGAAGCAGCTTGTTTTAAAACAGAGTTGATTGAAAACAAAGCTTTAGCTACTGAAAAATCATTAGATGACGAagatgaaatgtttaaaatcaatgaaattatCAAAGAAACTGAGATAAACTTAGAGCAAAACGAAGATTATTctgaaaaacatacatcagAAGATGATAATTTAACTAGTACAGAATCTCTTgacttaaaaacaattgttacTGAAATGAAAGTGTCGGCTTCTTTTGAGCATATGCCTAATATTGGGTTTGTTGATGGAAAACAAATCGATTATGACGACTGCATGAACTCAAGTGTTTCAAGTCGTGGTTTTAGTAGTCCTATTATGGATGACCATTCTAAAGAGTCATCATACAGAAACAGTTTAATTTTAGGTAGCAATGATTCACTAGGTCCAATAAGTTCTACATCAACAAATGCCACTTACCACTGTGAAACTGGATCTAATATGTCTTCTAGTTTTACAAGTGGAGGTTCCAATACTATGGTATCCAGTATGGAAGGCCTAGACAAAACTGAAAACAAACATGATTGGTTTGATGAACATGAAACTTttgaaacatataaaaaagatTCAGATGGAACAGAATTCACTCATAAAATCGTACGATTGCCTCCTGAAATTCATAAAGTAACGGCAAAAGGACCagacaaagaaaaaattatagaagatTTTGTAGAATACTTTTCCCCTGGCGAATTCCAAGAGGATATAGAACGTACAGATGAGCAtggaaatatatttgttacacGAAT